A single region of the Micropterus dolomieu isolate WLL.071019.BEF.003 ecotype Adirondacks linkage group LG18, ASM2129224v1, whole genome shotgun sequence genome encodes:
- the bhlhe40 gene encoding class E basic helix-loop-helix protein 40 has translation MERITSAQPPPCGPKHLPLDIADMQGMDFPIYVYKPRRGMKRVDESKETYKLPHRLIEKKRRDRINECIAQLKDLLPEHLKLTTLGHLEKAVVLELTLKHVKALSGLLEQQQQKIIALQKDLQISDHGGDSAESSEEMFRSGFHLCAKEVLHYVASQESSRDLTPSHVISHIQKVAAEVLQHRSSLHPDESIPLVSEKPKKPAGQSQRVSEVPAKNCVPVIQRTYPHGMGEQSGSDTDTDSGYGGEHDKRDPKAQWSESHAKERENAKHVASERTAGAIKQEGDEPQAKRSRSDSSEDEILVVHNASGPGGYMSFSPNQPPFCLPFYLIPPSAATAAAYLPMLEKCWYPGGMPVMYPGMSGSAVSLPSETLASSLVMSPRSGSPVPHQNHMDSPAIQKTLRQVPPLNLETKD, from the exons ATGGAGAGGATTACCAGTGCGCAACCACCTCCCTGTGGGCCAAAACACCTACCACTGGATATAGCTGACATGCAAGG AATGGATTTTCCCATTTATGTGTACAAACCCAGGAGGGGCATGAAGCGAGTTGATGAGAGCAAG GAGACATACAAGTTGCCACACCGACTGATTGAAAAGAAAAGACGTGACAGAATCAACGAATGCATTGCCCAGCTGAAGGATTTGTTGCCAGAACATCTTAAGCTTACA ACGCTGGGTCATTTGGAGAAAGCCGTGGTGCTGGAACTCACTCTTAAGCATGTGAAAGCCTTGAGTGGCCtcctggagcagcagcagcagaaaattATCGCCCTGCAGAAGGACCTGCAAATTA GTGATCATGGGGGTGACAGTGCAGAGAGCAGCGAGGAGATGTTCCGCTCTGGCTTTCACTTGTGCGCAAAAGAGGTCCTCCATTACGTGGCCAGCCAAGAAAGCAGCAGGGACCTCACTCCTTCCCATGTCATCAGCCACATCCAAAAGGTAGCAGCCGAAGTCCTGCAACATCGAAGCAGCCTACACCCAGACGAGTCCATCCCTCTGGTTTCAGAGAAACCAAAGAAACCCGCTGGACAATCCCAAAGGGTCTCTGAGGTCCCAGCTAAGAACTGTGTTCCCGTCATTCAAAGGACTTATCCCCATGGGATGGGAGAACAGAGCGGCAGTGACACAGACACTGACAGCGGCTATGGAGGAGAACATGATAAGCGTGACCCCAAAGCTCAATGGTCAGAAAGCCACGCAAAGGAAAGGGAGAATGCCAAGCATGTCGCGTCTGAGAGGACGGCCGGTGCCATCAAGCAGGAGGGTGATGAGCCTCAGGCCAAAAGGTCGAGGTCTGACTCCTCAGAGGACGAGATTCTCGTTGTTCACAACGCATCAGGTCCTGGCGGCTACATGAGCTTCTCCCCCAACCAGCCCCCATTTTGCCTCCCCTTCTACCTCATCCCCCCTTCAGCTGCAACAGCGGCCGCCTATCTGCCCATGCTGGAGAAATGCTGGTACCCGGGGGGCATGCCGGTTATGTACCCAGGCATGAGCGGCTCTGCAGTGAGCTTGCCCTCAGAGACACTCGCCTCATCTCTGGTGATGTCCCCGAGGTCAGGGTCTCCAGTACCCCACCAGAACCACATGGATTCCCCTGCTATTCAGAAAACGTTAAGGCAGGTCCCCCCGTTGAACTTGGAAACCAAAGACTGA